TTCACATATTTTTTCAAGTCCCCTTTGACTGTATTATACATTATTTGCATGCTTTTTAGCAGGAATTTTTCTAAGACTTCATCAGGCAAACTTTGGTCTGTTTCTGATAAAACCCACAAATTCTAAATAGTAGAGAATGTCTGAAAGATGGCATGATTCTGTTTGAGATACATGTTCAGAGCTGGTGCTCAGTGAAGTTCTGTGTCATGGAGCTTAAATCCTGtccctgcttttccagcagaacATTGCCAGCATGTCCTCACAGCTTTTCCAGGGCTGAAGAGGCTTATGGGTGCATTTGTTCTGAAATGTCATGTAGTTTCTGACCTAGAATAAAAAATCCAATTAAGATTTCATTAagagaagggtttttttgcaaatCTGTGTTCAGGCATGTTGCTTTCAGACGGTACTTTTGTCTATGAAACTTTAGCAATTCTAGATTTAATTTGCTGGTCATTTAAATgcctaaatatttttaataagctTGTGTGTAATAGTATCCTTCAtaagcagttttatttttgacacagtaattttttaaaaatactgtgcaTCATTTTACATCTGTGTTATGTTATTCTTACAGATAAACAGAAATCCCCTTCGGATATAATACAaagttttcagaagaaaagtcaGTTTAGGACCATTGCTCCAAAAATGGTACCAAAAATTTTAACATCTGGAGTGGTTTCTTGCCTTCCGTCATCTTTCCCTGAGCCAATGACACCAATTTCAGCCTCAGGTTCTAAGCCCCTGGTGGTGCCAGCTCAGAACTATGCTGTCATGCAGGTGGCTGCTCACAAGGGCACGTTTTCCCTGTTGGCTGTGCCGTGTGTTGCGCCTGCCCTAACTCAGCAAGTTCAGCAGTCAACTATGGCTCCCTCTGAAAACTTAAAGCTGCCCATCCCCAGGTACCAATCTGTAAGAAATAAATTGCTGAGTGacaaaaaaccagcacaaatcTCTGGTTTGAGTGCTCATAACAAGATTCCTACCAGAGCATTGATCTCATCACAGACTTCCCCCATGACTCTACATGAAGATTGTCCTGAAGCTCATTGTAGTTCAGATTCAACTGAGCAAGGGATGATAGCAGACTGTGACTCTGCTGAAATTGGAGTTTCCACATTAGTGAATAAAAGCAATTGTGTGGAATCTAGATCTCTTTTAATGAACAAAGCTAAAAATGCTAGCAATAATATTTCTGGACCATCTGTAGTTGAAGACTCTGTGTCCAAGCCAGCAAGTACAACTAATCCCATGAAACTATGTCTACACTCTGTGAAAACAGCATCGGAAACCACAAGAGAGTCACTCCTGACATCTGAGAAACTAAAGGAAAAACCTACAAATTCTGCAAATCCTGTTACTGTCTTGTCACCAGCAGTTTTTGGCAGTACAATTCAGATGACTCCATCAGCACCAAAAGGAAAACTTCCTATTTTGCCTTACTCCAGAATGAAAAATTCAGTGTTCTGTAAATCTAAGCAGAATATTAATGTTATGGACATACCTGGTCATTCACTAAAATCTGAATGTGAAAAGATACCATCTTTGATGAAAACCACAGCCTTTGATAAGCAATTAGATATATCATTTACACAAGTCCGCAAACAATCCATTAGAGAAAACACCTTCTCTCCATCCAGCAAAGAGGATGATGTTGGCAGTCTTAAAAAATTGAGCAGTGCAGCCTCTAAAagaagaggcaggaaaaaaagagcccCGGAAGATTTATTGGCTTTTCAGGCCAAGCGAAGGAAATGCATCATTAATAAGTTtagagaaggaagagagagggCAAAGGTTGATATTCAGGCACCTGAAGACAATAAAGCAGAAGCAGTGAAAAGATACCGCAGCATCAGACCAAAACCAGTGGTGGTTGTGCAGGCGTTCGCACCGCTGACTCCTGCAGCAATCGTAGAGACGCCGTGTTGTGAGCAGGACGCGTTTTTAAATGGTTCACTCACCAATAAATGTGTGAGTTCCAAGCCCAGTGGTGCTACATCAGCTAAATCAAGTGATCTAAGCAGAAATACACGTTCAGCCGTCCCTAAGGCGCTGCACAGGTGCCATGTTTGTAACCATACGTTCCAGTTCAAGCACCATCTCCAGGACCACGTGAACACGCACACGAGCAGGCGGCCCtacagctgcaggatctgcagGAAGGCATATATCCATTCTGGGAGCCTGAGCACCCATATGAAGCTTCATCACAACGAAGGCAAATCCAAAAAGCTGGTGTGCTGTGAATTCTGTGCTAAAGTTTTTGGCCATGCGAAAGTGTACTTTGGCCACCTCAGAGAAGTCCACAGGGTTGTTATCAGCACAGAGCCCTACACTAGTGAGCAACAGGTGCAAGATACTTTGAAGAAGAGAGACAGGAATATAAAAGAGGCAGAAGAAGCTGCAGAGAGGTGAGAGTTTTCGCTAATTAAATGCTGAGGAAAACTGGATTTCAGGTTGTCAGTGGAAATGAATAAACTTCACCACTATGAAAATTGTTGCTTTTTTCCACCAAGTGAGATTCCTAATTGTTTAAATATTCCATTTGAATCTAGTCAATCCATTAGACCAATCAGTATATTTTAGCAGATTTATTGACTGTAAATCATTATTGACACCTGATtatccaaaataattttgcatataTTCTAGTAACACCGGATATATTGCTGTATTTGGGTCAGTTGGTTTCTCGTAGCTAGTGCTCTGTCTTCTGTCCTACACACTTCGGGATTTTCTCTAGAAGATAAGGAAACCAATTGCAGTAAGCAAAAAACAATTCATATTTCAGTATTAGCCTAtagtttgctttccctgttaaATATCATTATCCCACTTCCTTTTAGGGAGTGCTGTGAGCTAACCTGTCCTGAGTttactgctgcttttgcagTCACTCAGCCAAGTAGAAAAGTTAACATGCACTGTATTAAGATGGATAGAACATACTTTTATCTCTGTATTATGATTTTGAGGTGAAATCTCTTGACAGAGTataaatgctgccttttttgtttgttctagtgcatttattttcactgaagaACACTTGGAGCTTCAATGTAACTGCTCACCGCAACACTGCAGTTCCATCCTGCTCATTTTACTTTTCATAGCTCCACTCTGTGGAGCAGCAGTCAGAAATTTTCACGGTTTGAGACTAAGAAACACCAGGATTTTTCTGTCAGTCTTAGCAGCTGTCATACAGTGGATCACTCAGTTTATCTGTTTTGTTGGATAATCTGTCTAATATGTATAAATACACAGTGTTATGAAGTCCTTCTTGTAGATGTGAGGAGAAGATGTCTGAGGAGATCTTGTTTTGATTGTGTTAACCAGGAACTGCCTGTGTATCCTTTATACTACAGAGCTGTCCTAAATCAGGGGAGGGACTGTCCAATTGCCAATTAGGTATTTAAACTTTTCTATACCATGTTACTGacttgtaggaaaaaaaaggcaaaaaacttTGAAA
This Haemorhous mexicanus isolate bHaeMex1 chromosome 1, bHaeMex1.pri, whole genome shotgun sequence DNA region includes the following protein-coding sequences:
- the ZNF438 gene encoding zinc finger protein 438 isoform X2, whose translation is MLGQHKQETWAGKTVSTDKQKSPSDIIQSFQKKSQFRTIAPKMVPKILTSGVVSCLPSSFPEPMTPISASGSKPLVVPAQNYAVMQVAAHKGTFSLLAVPCVAPALTQQVQQSTMAPSENLKLPIPRYQSVRNKLLSDKKPAQISGLSAHNKIPTRALISSQTSPMTLHEDCPEAHCSSDSTEQGMIADCDSAEIGVSTLVNKSNCVESRSLLMNKAKNASNNISGPSVVEDSVSKPASTTNPMKLCLHSVKTASETTRESLLTSEKLKEKPTNSANPVTVLSPAVFGSTIQMTPSAPKGKLPILPYSRMKNSVFCKSKQNINVMDIPGHSLKSECEKIPSLMKTTAFDKQLDISFTQVRKQSIRENTFSPSSKEDDVGSLKKLSSAASKRRGRKKRAPEDLLAFQAKRRKCIINKFREGRERAKVDIQAPEDNKAEAVKRYRSIRPKPVVVVQAFAPLTPAAIVETPCCEQDAFLNGSLTNKCVSSKPSGATSAKSSDLSRNTRSAVPKALHRCHVCNHTFQFKHHLQDHVNTHTSRRPYSCRICRKAYIHSGSLSTHMKLHHNEGKSKKLVCCEFCAKVFGHAKVYFGHLREVHRVVISTEPYTSEQQVQDTLKKRDRNIKEAEEAAERGRKCNFEDLFHNPGGVKLQVKCGQCQFIAESFGEMKFHLLCCHGEEIQGTVKEGVLQGSRETKGRLVKHTTHVWKQHNERRHLPKCSARQEELYNIPKPRRQMYFRHQNNVNIVPKSEPTQSGSSEASKEMQNVGFGPQRKKIEFWSKAGYNCILCKQLFGRKEELCNHWQSHHNCEDPSTLWTIFTLVSKQGIIELSGNGEY
- the ZNF438 gene encoding zinc finger protein 438 isoform X3, whose translation is MQNPLTVSADKQKSPSDIIQSFQKKSQFRTIAPKMVPKILTSGVVSCLPSSFPEPMTPISASGSKPLVVPAQNYAVMQVAAHKGTFSLLAVPCVAPALTQQVQQSTMAPSENLKLPIPRYQSVRNKLLSDKKPAQISGLSAHNKIPTRALISSQTSPMTLHEDCPEAHCSSDSTEQGMIADCDSAEIGVSTLVNKSNCVESRSLLMNKAKNASNNISGPSVVEDSVSKPASTTNPMKLCLHSVKTASETTRESLLTSEKLKEKPTNSANPVTVLSPAVFGSTIQMTPSAPKGKLPILPYSRMKNSVFCKSKQNINVMDIPGHSLKSECEKIPSLMKTTAFDKQLDISFTQVRKQSIRENTFSPSSKEDDVGSLKKLSSAASKRRGRKKRAPEDLLAFQAKRRKCIINKFREGRERAKVDIQAPEDNKAEAVKRYRSIRPKPVVVVQAFAPLTPAAIVETPCCEQDAFLNGSLTNKCVSSKPSGATSAKSSDLSRNTRSAVPKALHRCHVCNHTFQFKHHLQDHVNTHTSRRPYSCRICRKAYIHSGSLSTHMKLHHNEGKSKKLVCCEFCAKVFGHAKVYFGHLREVHRVVISTEPYTSEQQVQDTLKKRDRNIKEAEEAAERGRKCNFEDLFHNPGGVKLQVKCGQCQFIAESFGEMKFHLLCCHGEEIQGTVKEGVLQGSRETKGRLVKHTTHVWKQHNERRHLPKCSARQEELYNIPKPRRQMYFRHQNNVNIVPKSEPTQSGSSEASKEMQNVGFGPQRKKIEFWSKAGYNCILCKQLFGRKEELCNHWQSHHNCEDPSTLWTIFTLVSKQGIIELSGNGEY
- the ZNF438 gene encoding zinc finger protein 438 isoform X1, with protein sequence MQNPLTVSAGGVFLHANPAEKHCVQQSMLGQHKQETWAGKTVSTDKQKSPSDIIQSFQKKSQFRTIAPKMVPKILTSGVVSCLPSSFPEPMTPISASGSKPLVVPAQNYAVMQVAAHKGTFSLLAVPCVAPALTQQVQQSTMAPSENLKLPIPRYQSVRNKLLSDKKPAQISGLSAHNKIPTRALISSQTSPMTLHEDCPEAHCSSDSTEQGMIADCDSAEIGVSTLVNKSNCVESRSLLMNKAKNASNNISGPSVVEDSVSKPASTTNPMKLCLHSVKTASETTRESLLTSEKLKEKPTNSANPVTVLSPAVFGSTIQMTPSAPKGKLPILPYSRMKNSVFCKSKQNINVMDIPGHSLKSECEKIPSLMKTTAFDKQLDISFTQVRKQSIRENTFSPSSKEDDVGSLKKLSSAASKRRGRKKRAPEDLLAFQAKRRKCIINKFREGRERAKVDIQAPEDNKAEAVKRYRSIRPKPVVVVQAFAPLTPAAIVETPCCEQDAFLNGSLTNKCVSSKPSGATSAKSSDLSRNTRSAVPKALHRCHVCNHTFQFKHHLQDHVNTHTSRRPYSCRICRKAYIHSGSLSTHMKLHHNEGKSKKLVCCEFCAKVFGHAKVYFGHLREVHRVVISTEPYTSEQQVQDTLKKRDRNIKEAEEAAERGRKCNFEDLFHNPGGVKLQVKCGQCQFIAESFGEMKFHLLCCHGEEIQGTVKEGVLQGSRETKGRLVKHTTHVWKQHNERRHLPKCSARQEELYNIPKPRRQMYFRHQNNVNIVPKSEPTQSGSSEASKEMQNVGFGPQRKKIEFWSKAGYNCILCKQLFGRKEELCNHWQSHHNCEDPSTLWTIFTLVSKQGIIELSGNGEY
- the ZNF438 gene encoding zinc finger protein 438 isoform X4, with the translated sequence MVPKILTSGVVSCLPSSFPEPMTPISASGSKPLVVPAQNYAVMQVAAHKGTFSLLAVPCVAPALTQQVQQSTMAPSENLKLPIPRYQSVRNKLLSDKKPAQISGLSAHNKIPTRALISSQTSPMTLHEDCPEAHCSSDSTEQGMIADCDSAEIGVSTLVNKSNCVESRSLLMNKAKNASNNISGPSVVEDSVSKPASTTNPMKLCLHSVKTASETTRESLLTSEKLKEKPTNSANPVTVLSPAVFGSTIQMTPSAPKGKLPILPYSRMKNSVFCKSKQNINVMDIPGHSLKSECEKIPSLMKTTAFDKQLDISFTQVRKQSIRENTFSPSSKEDDVGSLKKLSSAASKRRGRKKRAPEDLLAFQAKRRKCIINKFREGRERAKVDIQAPEDNKAEAVKRYRSIRPKPVVVVQAFAPLTPAAIVETPCCEQDAFLNGSLTNKCVSSKPSGATSAKSSDLSRNTRSAVPKALHRCHVCNHTFQFKHHLQDHVNTHTSRRPYSCRICRKAYIHSGSLSTHMKLHHNEGKSKKLVCCEFCAKVFGHAKVYFGHLREVHRVVISTEPYTSEQQVQDTLKKRDRNIKEAEEAAERGRKCNFEDLFHNPGGVKLQVKCGQCQFIAESFGEMKFHLLCCHGEEIQGTVKEGVLQGSRETKGRLVKHTTHVWKQHNERRHLPKCSARQEELYNIPKPRRQMYFRHQNNVNIVPKSEPTQSGSSEASKEMQNVGFGPQRKKIEFWSKAGYNCILCKQLFGRKEELCNHWQSHHNCEDPSTLWTIFTLVSKQGIIELSGNGEY